The Acipenser ruthenus chromosome 38, fAciRut3.2 maternal haplotype, whole genome shotgun sequence genomic sequence TCCAGATATGGCATGTTAAGATCATGCATTTTTAAGGTCAGGGTTTTGTCTTGCTGTTTGGGATGGATCTATAGTCTTCTCCATTACCTGTGTTGTCCAGCCAACCTCTTCACTGCCACacaaaggttattattattatttgtttatttagcagacgcctttatccaaggcgacttacagagactagggtgtgtgaactatgcatcagctgcagagtcacttacaattacgtctcacccgaaagacggagcacagggcaGGAAACAATGACTGCATCTGAACTCTCTAAAATCACAACATTTGATTAATTACAATAACAGTCACTTTGAGTGATTGTAGGTATCATAAAAAggaacagtacaaaaaaaatacttaatgcCAAGGTGTTTTTTGCGATACCTTTCTCTTCTTCAGGTAAGAATTGGTACTGGAGGTAAATATACTGTCAATTCAGCCTCAAATTACAAACTCAGACGGTTGTCACCGTTACCTGCTACACGTGCAGTAGTCTGACATGCGCTAGATGGCGAGAATAATCTACTGTTACTGTAAAGACTTGAGATCGCCATTTTAAAACCAAGATTGATTGATACCGAGATGCAGAAGGGGcgggtttaaaaaacacacattgttccggaaggagagagaggacagCAGCTAAACAAAGTGGTGCTACACGTTTTGTTTCGAAATCTCCAAATGATGAGATTTAATGTTATTAAACTCAGTAGTGTATATACATTAGTGTAGGAAGCCTGGAGTGCAGGATACACGGAATACACAAAGGCTCTCTGCTGAAACGCGTATACAAGGAATCTTGCAGCGGTGCGAAGGTAATGCCGTGCATTAGCCATGTTTTATTATTGAGTATAAATCGTTAACATTCTGTCAATACATTTATATGACATACTGTTTACAGCAAAATGCTTTGTTGTAGTTTGAACTAGAATATAAATAGGTCgctaattgctttttttttttgtttttgtttacacaaaCCAAACGAACTCTTATCAAAAAGGCGAATGCAGTCAGGTCCGCACTTTATTGTGAAGATTACATCGTCGcttagggatatatatatatatatatatatatatatatatatatatatatatatatataatatatataaaatattactttCCTGTTCATTTTATGTTGTTTGCAATTAGTTTGTTTTGCTTCTGATTGCAATGACAGTactcaaatagttttttttattattattttttgcaattactcaaatattgtgctTTCTTTTATTTGATAGCAGATAAGACAAGTTTCACTTATTTGGAATGAGAcgcacatattttttttattaactctgCTGTCTCAATGTTAGCATTCTCGCTGCAGAATGAAAGGACATGATCGTGTATTGTAACGGCGTTTCACAAATCCGACTCCTGATTGCCTCAGATTATTGCCGgcgaaacaaaaataaattcactTAATAAATCATGCAATCAAGCAGATGAAATGACATCTCTTTACATGAGGGTTAGTCTTCCACGagtcctgcacccagtccaggGTTTCACAACTCCCCTTGTTTCGGTGGGTTATTGAAATCagcaggtgccaggagtttgaacagccAGCCCctcctgctaaatctgctctgaaccgATCACACTTGAATAAGTCTCACCTGTGAGTCTGTAGGTTGACTGTTAGGAGTTGTTCATGAAGCTATgctggactgggtgcagggctagcaTGAGTTTCTAACTCTACATATTATGAAAATATGTCACAAATTCATTGGAAGATTTGTGCAATGCAACAAATAAATTCAGCTTAAAGGGTACATGagggcctttttattttattgtgttacatgtacccatgtgttgctacagctgtttatgtaagatgtgtgtattgtttaaaaaaaaaaaattgttaacatTTTgcccacttttttaaacttttaaattgcattccctgcctcaggATGGCTTCCCTTGTACCGGCATGGACacatcagaactacatttcccatcatcctcctgctcatgtacccgcatggacaccccagaactacatttcccatcatcctcctgctcgatGAGCAAGAGGatggtgggaaatgtagttctgagcggttcatgcgggtacatgggaagccatcttgaggcagggaatgcaatttaaaagtttaaaaaagtgggcaaaataaaaaaaaaatgcacacaccttacgtaaacagttgcagcaacacatgggaacatgtaacacaataaaataaaaaggtccttatgtacccttttaaTAACGCTCTTGTTTTCTGACAGGCGCTGTAAAGGTACAAAGGATGGAGCCTGACCAGATTGCTGAAGATGTCAGTGAGCGAGGATCTGCCCAGAGGGTAGAAAAGTGTGCAGAACTGGGATCTAACCACAGTACAGAGGACTCTGACAAGGGTGCAAAGGACACTGCTGAGCACAACGAACAGAAAAGCAACGACCAGCAAGCTGTCCGTTTTAAAGAAGAAGTCATTGACCAGGAACTGGAGCCTGCTAAAATAAAAGAGacaaaaaacaccaacaaaaagGCATCCAAAGAAAGCCCCTCGAGCGACACCCTGTACATCTGcactgaatgtgggaagagtttcaaccAGCTGCAGACCCTGAAAAGACACATCCGCACCCACGCTGCCCACACGTCCTATCAGTGCTCAGAGTGCGACCAGAGCTTCAGCCAGCTGGTGAAGTTCAATGCCCACATGCGCTCTCACACGGGAGAACTGCCCTATTACTGCGGAGACTGTGGGAAGGGGTTCAAAAACTTGGGGAACCTGAAATCCCACCAGCGCACGCACACGGGCGAGATGCCCTACCACTGCACGGAATGCGGGAAGAGGTTCAAAAACACAGGCAACCTGCGCTCCCACCTGCGAATCCACACCggagagaaaccgtaccactGCTCCGAGTGCGGCAAGAACTTCAAAAACCTGGGGAACTTTAAGACCCACCAgtacattcacacaggagagtcTCCTTTCCACTGCTCCgactgcgggaagagtttcaAACACCTGGGCAATCTGAAAACGCACCAGCGcgttcacacgggagagaagccgtatcactgcacGGAGTGCGACAGGAGCTTCAAGCAGTCCGGAGACCTCAAGGCTCACGTGCGCATTCACACGGGGGAGACCCCCTTCAGCTGCAgcgagtgtgggaagagtttcaatcggGTGGTGACCCTCAAAGCCCACCAGAGGATTCACACCGGAGAGAGGCCGTATCTGTGCTccgaatgtgggaagagtttcaaagagtcgggggctctgaccaaacaccagcgcattcacagaTGAGGAGTTCACTGTGTCGAATGTGGACGTTGCTGTGGCTCAAAATAAGTTTTGAACTGGCCTTTGCTGGTGGGCATTTGTTACCTGTGTTTCAAACTTGCTTACTActgtgcagctatggccaaaagtttggcatcaccctatagaattaacggtaatgttgcttcataaagttgaatgaaacctgctgaataatgttacgttaacagattgaattacgtacagctttgtagttttccatatacttagcgaaactgaaaaatgtgacattgaaatctaacatgaaatactgtactactattatggcttccggtagacttttgtgatttttttttgtttctttgcttacattatgttaaataaaatatataaattatgttcatatagttttattattattattattattattattattattattatttaattctgtcttaatcctaaattctagatgatgcgcaatgtttggccatagctgtatatgttaTCCCTGATTATAACTATGGCTTGAATTTGTGAACATTTTTAGGAGTGCCCAAAATACCATGATAATTCACTCTATTTAGGGATAACAAGATATTTTGTAAGCAAGCCAGGGGCCTGCCCACAAGCACCAGGAAGCAGCAGGATACTTATTCTGGATCACTGTAGAACTGAAGTGAAAAATGACATGTGCCAATCCCGATGTGAacagaatatatactgtataacaattGCTGGAAGGTTTACCAAAAGTGACAAAACAAGAACTAGGTAACAAAATGCTTTTAAACCTGATTGAGACCGCTGGCAGTGTCACACTAGATATAGTTGTATATGCGGATTGCTCAACAGATAATTGCACTCAGAACAAATGTACTGACTTCTTATTGAGAAATGTAAAGGTTAACACTACAGTACAGATAGTAGAATGACTTTGTAGATACTCTAGTAGTACATCATTTTTTGCAGTATTTCTAATTGGCACAATTTTACAATTGAAGACCGCTGCAATAAAATGGTTGTCTTGTTCCCTTAAGAGGAAATGACCTTTGTGTCATCTGTTTTGTCAAAAGTCCCTTTATTAAAAGCATCTGAATTGTTTCATAATCATTAGAAACCGCAAGATCCTTTCCTCTGATAGGAAGTAGCTATAATATCATTGTAATGtttgacagtttttaaaaaaacatgctaaataaatacacacaaaggGGGTGATTTAAGGTAAAACGCAAGTAGACTAATGTTTCAGCTGGTGCCTTGTTCAGTGTGCAACTGCAGCTCGGATTTTAGATCATTTTTCATCACTGGTTAAttcccctggattgcatcaacctcTTATCCTGGAGTTAAGTGGTTCCCTTGTATTGTAAAATCCTCTAAAAAAATGTCCAATTAATCCCAAATCAACGCCTAAGCTTTCAGTATCCACCTACTTGAGGTTTGTAGTTTCAGAACCTCGTTCTTGTGTTGCCTCCCTTGTAATCCACACTGCATGTGCAATGTGTAACTGGTTTTCAGACGTGTTTATGTATGTAGTGGAATAACAAATGTAGTACAGGTGTTTATAACATAGAAATATGGCCTTCGTGCAACTTCTACTGAGTTTAACTGGATATTCTTTGTTCGGGGTgcatacagtttttaaaatatgtttttacataGTGTCACGACCTCGAGAGGTGGCGGGAATCTCGGAGGACCCCCGTGATGGACAGGTGGCGAGGACGCTGATTGGGCGAGGGGAAAGGCTGCCAAGAGGTCTCCTCCAACCGGATCTGAGAAACGAGTGGGGGCGGGCCAGCATATAAGAGTGTCGGGAATGCCGcgaggaagggggagagggagacgACAAGCGAACGGACGAGTAAGAatagagaggaagagagagaaccACCACTATCCACCGTTAATACGGCCAGCCAAGTGACGGCCCTGACCGCTGTTGTGCCATTACCCCACTTGGGAACCTGATGGAAGGAAGGAAGAGGGGGCGAGCCACAGGAGCGACTGTGAGAAGGAGAAGGGAAGCCTAGTGATGAGCCGGAGGAGCTGCATCAAgagaccagtgtgtgtgtgtgtgttcaacccCTCCCCCCATACTTCTGCCTATCCTGTGCTCTTTCACCCCTCTGTCCTTTATTCTAAATATATACTGGCTGACCTCACCCGTTCATTACAATCACTGCCTCCGCCTGAGTGCATAAGGCCGGAACCCGAAAACGTTACAATATTTAAGATGTTGTTACCACCTCACAAGCCCAACTTTAAAATATGTGATAGAAGGTAGAGTATGCAAAAACGAAATGATCGGTGTATGTTAATCATTAAAGAATACAGAGCTTATAATGTGTGATTTCTTTTTTCCCTTAAAGTGattgaagctaacaaaataattaaataactctTACATGTTGTGTTCGTTATAAAAGTCTCCAATGTTCAGTTTTGGAAGGAACACACGTTCTAGTAAATCTGATGACACGCAGTACTACACTttgaagaaatctctgtttgcaaaccgtgctttcaggtagtgttgcacttccttggtcaagTCTTTCCTCTGTGTTGAGGAGCTGCTCCTCAGTAATATAAAGACATGCTGGCTGATCTAGACTACAATGTGTATCTCTATGACAGGAAAAACAAGAGCAGCACAAGAAGTCTTACAGCTGGTTTCAATGATCCCGATTAGTACAAATCTGAGAATACCTTAACATGAGGGAGTCCAAGATATTAGTGCTAATATACAGCCAGGAGTTTAGCATCATCACCCTATAGCagtaactgattttgcttcataaagtcgaatgaaaggtTCAGGTTAAGGCAGGTTACTGGATGAAAGCAGCTGGTCGGTTGATGACAGGAAGGAACGCAGGTCTGTGTGACAGGGCATGCCGTGGCTCTGGTTCCTCCTCGCATGCATAAATAAACTGCAGCTACATGTTTTACACGACTCCCGAGAAATACCAGCCGACATTTCATTAAAGGAGCAATGCGACGGAACCAGAAGCCACACTGGGAACTATTGTATCCGACACCGTCAGAGAGAGAAGCAACCCTTTGAGCTCAGGAGAGCGAAACTAACAATAAACAGTAATCATCTGAGGACCTGGTGATTTATGCAAACAGTCACCATGCGGTGTGCCAGTGATTCAGTCACATCAAGAGGACTAAATCCTGCAAATCTGTACttacttaatcctgattgcatcgtaccaaacagatgatcccagtaattggtttaactgatcggaacaaATAATTAGACCGATAATGGGTGCTAACCTACAGCGATGGACGAACGTTTTGCattaccctgtagaattaacattTCATATAgtgaaatgaaacctgctgaataatgttactttactatattaaattatgtaccgctttgtagttttccataacaaaaatgtgacatttcgaaatctaacttgatacaattatggcttccggtagacttttgtgatatcatgttgtagtttctttgattacatgatgttaaataaaagatctacatttttttttttttttttttttttgtaaatacagatGAGGACATCCTCATGAACAAACTACATCTAGCGACAAGAGTTATGACTTCCTTTTTGGGGAAACACAGATTTAGATGTTTCACATGAACATGCTAGAACTGGGAAAAGTCATTAACATTGCAAAAGATAAGGATCTCATGACCGGAATGATTACATTTATATGGACAGAGCAACACGGAATTCTGCTTGAAAAGTTCCAAATTCAGCTAGAAAGTAACACGTTGTTCTCAAACTCCAAATGCCCAAGGGTGACGCTGCAGATGATATAGGGGGAAAAAGTGGACAGCCTGAGAGACTAAGGACCTTGGGGAGAGACAGGCCATCTGATTAGAATCAGTCCATTCAATGAGACATTATCAAGCCAAATCATCAGTTAGAAATGGGACAGTAGCTACCTGCTAGGctcctaacccctaaatctaccccctacccctaaccctaatgtCTACAACaaacctaatctctacccctaaacctaactgtgtcACTATTTAAAGtaactgttactattatttcaacaccacatgtttagcgccctctagcggctactacatccgacgtcTATTAAAGCGCTTGATCCGGACCCACTCTACCTGTGTGAATCCATTTACAATCTCCCACTCGTGAGCAATTTAACACAAGGAAGGTAACCCCTGACAATGTTTAGTATAAACTTCTTCCATACATTGCTACTTGACCATTGCCCAACacaaagttttatatatatatatatatatatatatatatatatatatatatatatatatatatatatatatatagtttgcacaattaaatacaaatcGTTTAATGATATATTTAAAGAACACAGTAATGAAAGTGCGTTTCTGAATATGCAGTTCAATACGCGAtcgtgaatgtgtgtgtgtgtgtgtgtccgatTGGTTTGACTGACGCCAATCTAGTCAAATCAACACCGTGATCCTTCCAGCCCGAACGGTATCCCTCAGCGAATGAGACACAGCGGGGGGCGGGTTTGCTCGGGTCACGTGGATATGCTGCATTGTTGCAAGTCAGAAGAAAGCGCATTAAATTATGTGAGATTACATACTGTGAAGTCGGAATTGCGCTGTTTAtctaagaaaatacaaaataactacCCAACACCTGGACACAAAAGTTTTCCGCAGATTTACTGAGCACGCCTTAGCTCTGCTGCGGTTATATTAAGGCATAAGGTAAGCTGCATATATATagtgtttataaaataaaatactttgtaaCCCGGTTTTGTACAAACGAAAATATTTGTGCCTAAAGCATCTGTTCATAATGTTGTAGTATCGATCAGAGAGTGCATATCTATTGTTAAACTTTATGGATAACATATATTTTTGGTTTTTTCGAAATCCGCTTTGCTTTTCTCTAGCAATTATCTGGAGCtaaattatttgtaataaacTAAACGGTAACATTTCTTGTCAAAGTAAGAAGcactatattattaaaaaaaaaaaaattacagctcAAAATGTATGTGTCTATGTAGGGCTCACATTGACAACCTATATACCCATATAACAGTTTTCACATTTAAACAGGTGTACTTTATTAcacatattaataaaatacatgcgCACTTTGTAACCCATTCCGGTCGTGTGGTACTGTGACCTTCAcctctagaaatactaaaataaacggagtaaattcagtgacaaacctTTACACTGGAATCTGTTTCAATGGCCTActctgtgacctttcaactataGTTGAAAGGTCATAGTGTCACGTGGTTTGAATTGAATGTTCAGTCCCAGCATTTaagattctccagacaagttAAAGAAgacagctttttttaaataaattaattataactATTATTTCAATATTGGAGTAGAATTATTACACTATTAAATACAAAGGGACATGTTTTAAAGCAATTAAATTTGATACTACTTGCTTAGAACCTAATGCAATCCCAcatacaggcagcagtgtggagtagtggttagggctctggactcttgaccagagggtcgtgtgtTAAATCCCAGGtttagggacactgctgctgtacccttgagcaaggtactttacctagattgctccagtaaaaaacccaactgtataaatgggtaattgtatgtaaaaataatctgtaaaaaataatgtaattgtatgtaaaaataatgtgatatcttgtaacaattgtaagttgccctggataagggtgtctgctaagaaattaataatatagtATAGCATTTCAcatcaaaaatgtgtttcttacaAAACATTTGTGACTAATATAATGAGTAGCAGGTAAGATGTATAAATTTGTTAGCTATAATCAAGTAAAAAAGAGCAATTcactagtgtgtgtgtttttgtagtgACCCAGGCCCTGAAGAGACACCAGCCCTCCAGTAATTGAGAAGATGGAGCCGGCCTGTCTCACCATACTGCACCCTGACCAGGTTGCAGGGAATATCAGTGAACTGGGGCCTGTGAAGGTGATAGAGAAACAAGCTGATGCAGGATTGAAATCTGACCCCATTGATGAAGTCGGTGAACAAGGATCTGTCTGCACTAAAGAACACAGCGATACGGAATCTGTCCACATCAAAAAAGAGGTCATTGACCCAGAACTGGAATCCAACAAAGACATAAAAAAGCATGAAGAAACAAGTCTTTCAACAGACACCCTGTACATCTGCCCCGAATGTGGCAAGAGTTTCGCTCAGCTGCAGACTCTGAGAAGACACTTGCGTACCCACGCGTCGGAGACCTCTTTACTGTGCTCCCAATGTGGGAAGAAATTCAACCAGCTTTCCAAATTCAAAGCCCACCAGCGTTTTCACACCGGGAAGAGCCACGATTGCTCGGATTGTGGGAAGAGCTTCCGGCAGTTGGGAGACCTCAAATCCCACCAGCGCATCCACACTGGAGAGACGCCGTATCGCTGCCCGGAATGCGACAAGAGCTTCAAGAACTTAGGGAACCTCAA encodes the following:
- the LOC117964863 gene encoding gastrula zinc finger protein XlCGF57.1-like codes for the protein MQPAPVKEGSLGWGCFHTSVEESEEVSDHYPEPVHIKEEVIDPELEPGRIAQDVSELGAIRVVEDTTELQSPSEIHCKRKMPEAQRLTCAVKVQRMEPDQIAEDVSERGSAQRVEKCAELGSNHSTEDSDKGAKDTAEHNEQKSNDQQAVRFKEEVIDQELEPAKIKETKNTNKKASKESPSSDTLYICTECGKSFNQLQTLKRHIRTHAAHTSYQCSECDQSFSQLVKFNAHMRSHTGELPYYCGDCGKGFKNLGNLKSHQRTHTGEMPYHCTECGKRFKNTGNLRSHLRIHTGEKPYHCSECGKNFKNLGNFKTHQYIHTGESPFHCSDCGKSFKHLGNLKTHQRVHTGEKPYHCTECDRSFKQSGDLKAHVRIHTGETPFSCSECGKSFNRVVTLKAHQRIHTGERPYLCSECGKSFKESGALTKHQRIHTGETPFPCPECGKSFRQLQTLKRHVRIHTGETPYHCSDCGKSFKQSGELKAHQRNHTGDMPYRCSDCGKSFKHLGNLKTHQRVHTGEKPYRCTECDRSFKQSGDLKAHVRIHTGETPFSCGECGKSFKRVVTLKAHQRVHTGERPYLCSECGKSFKESGALTKHQRIHTAAPPPSLLYLRSESSNQETTS